The Acinonyx jubatus isolate Ajub_Pintada_27869175 chromosome B3, VMU_Ajub_asm_v1.0, whole genome shotgun sequence genomic interval AATACAacgctatatgtcaattataccaattttaaaaaataagaaattcaaatcaaaaccttcccaaagtttatttttgttctttctttctttcttttacctttcaGTGTATGTCCCAATAGTTGATGCGCCTCAGATTCATATTCCGAGATGGAGACAGTGGTCTCTATGAAAAACATAGCATCATTCTCCTTAGTGGATTCCATGAAGTCTGCAGTATCTTGGAAGAGGGTTACAACAGAGACTTTCATATCTTCCATCAAACTTGTGGGAGTAAAGGAACTTTGATCCGTGAAGGCAGACGATCGCTCCTCCCCGGGTGCCATTAGCAGGGCTGTCCCCATGTGGGTTTCCCCTTCTGGCAGCCCCAGAGCCACATCTGCAACCTCTGTCAAAGGTTCACCCTCTTCCATACCTTCCATAGCATCGTTATCTGTTACTCGGGCTGTCTGAGACGTTTCCATTCCCACCTGGGTCTCCATATTGTCTCCAAGCTTTGGGATCTTTATCTGGCTTACACTCTCTAATTTAGTGTCATCCCACTCATCACTTATGACAGAGGCAGCTGGAACAGCAGTGCTGACACTCACTGTGACTCCTGGGGCTCCCAGCGGCCTGTCAGTTTCTGGCTCAACACTCAGGGTGTACTCAGAGGTTGTGAGCCAGTGCTTGGTGGCGGTAGTCTGGGTATGATCAGCTGTCATCTGCAAAGGCTTCTCCCTATCAGGCATGGGGCTTCCAGGTGCCATGCCTGCTGCGGGCTCAGCACCAGGGAAAAAAGTTGCCCTATGTTCTGCGTCGGCTTCAAACTTCTCTGTCCTTGGATTGGTGGTCAGCATTTCTTTAGTATTCACATCAGAGGAAGGGAAATGTCCCAGACTAACTCTTTCCTGACTTTCCGTTGCAAACAACTGATGATCCACATGCTTCAGAAAACCCAGTGTTGCTTCTGTGGTCCCTTCCGCAATGGGCTGAATGAGGGTACTACTGAAGAGTTCCTCCTTTTCATCCATATTCAGAGGTGCGGTTGCAGCAGTAGGGTTGGTTAGCATGGCCTTGGAGAATCGGCTTTCAGGAGACACTCTCTCTGGCTGGCTGGACCCAAACACTTCCTCCTCCACAGGGATCACTGTCTCAGTAGCAGTGTAAATGTCAGGACTATTAGGCTGCATAAGCCCAGTTCCTACTGGATGAGCTTCTTTGTTAATaggaaatactttatttaaagatGTTGCTGACGGCCCCGCTAACACTATCATTGGGTCTT includes:
- the ARMH4 gene encoding armadillo-like helical domain-containing protein 4 isoform X3 — protein: MNKQQSEASASWRPRRLREPPQLQGPRRGCPARAPPLSSARCSAEGAQGSITGIVNSANLCAHFSSTMSRPIVLHICLAFCGLLLLNVATQCVAFPKMGRREIAHGLAETGQPERMNTDDPENDSVTSKCTPQLVVSEDPMIVLAGPSATSLNKVFPINKEAHPVGTGLMQPNSPDIYTATETVIPVEEEVFGSSQPERVSPESRFSKAMLTNPTAATAPLNMDEKEELFSSTLIQPIAEGTTEATLGFLKHVDHQLFATESQERVSLGHFPSSDVNTKEMLTTNPRTEKFEADAEHRATFFPGAEPAAGMAPGSPMPDREKPLQMTADHTQTTATKHWLTTSEYTLSVEPETDRPLGAPGVTVSVSTAVPAASVISDEWDDTKLESVSQIKIPKLGDNMETQVGMETSQTARVTDNDAMEGMEEGEPLTEVADVALGLPEGETHMGTALLMAPGEERSSAFTDQSSFTPTSLMEDMKVSVVTLFQDTADFMESTKENDAMFFIETTVSISEYESEAHQLLGHTLKDILTQEMTTVVQETEATLSLVTQEQQVSTLEVNRENGKTEEGEEPPSTTSDVPAVTQLSRRWEPLATTLSTSATPLSFEVTSALEDLMDTITGPNEELFTPVMGPPVTPPGILGEAPSIFPALSDSEAPSETRTIVPFISHVNTAASFGLEQLESEEGEEDEDEEDEEEEDEEEEDEEEDEEDKDAEPLDESLDGDAELLGFTLPGVTSQEPGLEQGNLGPLEGATYQVPDAIEWEQQNQGLGFL